From the Gymnogyps californianus isolate 813 chromosome 2, ASM1813914v2, whole genome shotgun sequence genome, one window contains:
- the LOC127013759 gene encoding uncharacterized protein LOC127013759 isoform X2, with product MDPEAEIKKQVNPFYCNICKIWCASALNLQTHFLGFKHKTVEEALKAHGIVKTASGSGEQVKTPVKLPDYVQNEPERFHGQTLEEQLNTCKDSEPALGLNYIIEYRSKDNFPFLYECQLCHCKTGLSNMFMHVCGSKHRLAYLKQHYPEIAESDEVKGKGSELNRKVRQVALTIEKKEGRKQIKVVTDAPIMRRRWQEYPNADDSPSKAKVQHVDMSLSNEEKTDCKTKDGRMPDPIQDEKNVQEEQEKSQKEQAKPDEKVEPNKAIESSEGNKTEEGSKGNNSEKCKTNKQSQEENEEVEQEFTANPEEFTSQEELLGYLQNFEILNEDDASFILKVTQTLTDALVEYRQQAASNKDLLDTEYNGEAALEYSTEQSDLTSADISDSDTDYSSSRSAKQSLSVNEDDEPQNFSTGSSETAYENNIATEFLNSVRNMNIEEVTATLHKIAAANPAFRGIDIPNVIRILTESGTLRRPSNGSAQ from the exons ATGGACCCTGAAGCTGAGATAAAGAAGCAAGTAAACCCTTTCTACTGCAAT ATTTGCAAAATCTGGTGTGCTTCTGCATTAAACTTGCAGACTCACTTCCTTGGATTCAAACACAAGACG GTTGAAGAAGCATTGAAAGCTCATGGCATTG ttaaaaCAGCAAGTGGCTCAGGGGAACAAGTGAAAACACCTGTAAAACTTCCTGATTATG TGCAAAATGAGCCAGAGAGGTTTCATGGACAGACCTTGGAAGAACAGCTTAATACGTGTAAAGATTCAGAACCTGCACTTG GACTTAATTATATAATTGAATATCGATCAAAAGacaatttcccttttctctaTGAATGTCAACTGTGCCACTGTAAAACAGGACTGAGTAACATGTTCATGCATGTTTGTGGTTCCAAGCATAGACTGGCATACCTG AAACAACATTATCCTGAGATAGCAGAATCTGATGAAGTTAAGGGTAAAGGCTCCgaactgaacagaaaagttAGGCAAGTTGCATTAACGattgagaagaaagaaggaagaaaacaaataaag gttgTTACAGATGCTCCGATAATGAGGAGGAGATGGCAAGAAT ATCCTAATGCAGATGACAGCCCTTCAAAAGCTAAAGTTCAGCATGTGGATATGTCACTtagtaatgaagaaaaaacagattgtAAAACTAAGGATGGAAGAATGCCAGACCCTATTCAAG aTGAAAAGAATGTTCaagaggagcaggaaaaaagtcagaaagaacAGGCAAAACCAGATGAGAAGGTTGAACCTAATAAGGCTATTGAAAGCAGCGAAGGCAACAAGACTGAAGAAGGCAGCAAAGGCAACAActcagaaaa GTGTAAGACCAATAAACAATCGCAGGAAGAAAACGAGGAAGTTGag CAAGAATTTACAGCAAATCCTGAAGAATTCACTAGTCAAGAAGAACTGTTGGGTTATTTG caaaaTTTTGAGATACTGAATGAAGATGATGCTTCATTTATCCTAAAAGTTACACAGACTCTTACAGATGCACTGGTGGAATATCGTCAGCAGGCTGCATCAAACAAA GACCTCTTAGATACTGAATATAATGGAGAAGCTGCATTGGAATATTCCACAGAACAGTCTGACCTGACTTCAGCAGATATTAGTGACTCTGATACTG ACTATTCAAGCAGCCGATCAGCTAAGCAGTCCTTATCAGTAAATGAAGATGATGAACCCCAAAACTTTTCAACTGGCTCTTCGGAAACAGCATATGAGAACAACATTGCTACTGAATTTTTGAACAGTGTAAGAAATATGAATATTGAGGAAGTTACTGCTACTCTACacaaaatagcagcagcaaaTCCAGCTTTCAGAG
- the LOC127013759 gene encoding uncharacterized protein LOC127013759 isoform X1, translating to MDPEAEIKKQVNPFYCNICKIWCASALNLQTHFLGFKHKTVEEALKAHGIVKTASGSGEQVKTPVKLPDYVQNEPERFHGQTLEEQLNTCKDSEPALGLNYIIEYRSKDNFPFLYECQLCHCKTGLSNMFMHVCGSKHRLAYLKQHYPEIAESDEVKGKGSELNRKVRQVALTIEKKEGRKQIKVVTDAPIMRRRWQEYPNADDSPSKAKVQHVDMSLSNEEKTDCKTKDGRMPDPIQDEKNVQEEQEKSQKEQAKPDEKVEPNKAIESSEGNKTEEGSKGNNSEKCKTNKQSQEENEEVEQQEFTANPEEFTSQEELLGYLQNFEILNEDDASFILKVTQTLTDALVEYRQQAASNKDLLDTEYNGEAALEYSTEQSDLTSADISDSDTDYSSSRSAKQSLSVNEDDEPQNFSTGSSETAYENNIATEFLNSVRNMNIEEVTATLHKIAAANPAFRGIDIPNVIRILTESGTLRRPSNGSAQ from the exons ATGGACCCTGAAGCTGAGATAAAGAAGCAAGTAAACCCTTTCTACTGCAAT ATTTGCAAAATCTGGTGTGCTTCTGCATTAAACTTGCAGACTCACTTCCTTGGATTCAAACACAAGACG GTTGAAGAAGCATTGAAAGCTCATGGCATTG ttaaaaCAGCAAGTGGCTCAGGGGAACAAGTGAAAACACCTGTAAAACTTCCTGATTATG TGCAAAATGAGCCAGAGAGGTTTCATGGACAGACCTTGGAAGAACAGCTTAATACGTGTAAAGATTCAGAACCTGCACTTG GACTTAATTATATAATTGAATATCGATCAAAAGacaatttcccttttctctaTGAATGTCAACTGTGCCACTGTAAAACAGGACTGAGTAACATGTTCATGCATGTTTGTGGTTCCAAGCATAGACTGGCATACCTG AAACAACATTATCCTGAGATAGCAGAATCTGATGAAGTTAAGGGTAAAGGCTCCgaactgaacagaaaagttAGGCAAGTTGCATTAACGattgagaagaaagaaggaagaaaacaaataaag gttgTTACAGATGCTCCGATAATGAGGAGGAGATGGCAAGAAT ATCCTAATGCAGATGACAGCCCTTCAAAAGCTAAAGTTCAGCATGTGGATATGTCACTtagtaatgaagaaaaaacagattgtAAAACTAAGGATGGAAGAATGCCAGACCCTATTCAAG aTGAAAAGAATGTTCaagaggagcaggaaaaaagtcagaaagaacAGGCAAAACCAGATGAGAAGGTTGAACCTAATAAGGCTATTGAAAGCAGCGAAGGCAACAAGACTGAAGAAGGCAGCAAAGGCAACAActcagaaaa GTGTAAGACCAATAAACAATCGCAGGAAGAAAACGAGGAAGTTGag caGCAAGAATTTACAGCAAATCCTGAAGAATTCACTAGTCAAGAAGAACTGTTGGGTTATTTG caaaaTTTTGAGATACTGAATGAAGATGATGCTTCATTTATCCTAAAAGTTACACAGACTCTTACAGATGCACTGGTGGAATATCGTCAGCAGGCTGCATCAAACAAA GACCTCTTAGATACTGAATATAATGGAGAAGCTGCATTGGAATATTCCACAGAACAGTCTGACCTGACTTCAGCAGATATTAGTGACTCTGATACTG ACTATTCAAGCAGCCGATCAGCTAAGCAGTCCTTATCAGTAAATGAAGATGATGAACCCCAAAACTTTTCAACTGGCTCTTCGGAAACAGCATATGAGAACAACATTGCTACTGAATTTTTGAACAGTGTAAGAAATATGAATATTGAGGAAGTTACTGCTACTCTACacaaaatagcagcagcaaaTCCAGCTTTCAGAG
- the MSANTD3 gene encoding myb/SANT-like DNA-binding domain-containing protein 3 encodes MQNEIIKPAKYFSEVEKSVLLALVEKYKYVLECKKSDARTIALKQRTWQALAHEYNSQPSVSLRDFKQLKKCWENIKARTKKIMAHERREKVKRSISPLINTHIIGKEKIASIMPEQMYFLQSPPEEDSEYQPDASSQESFVVSNRELCDEEKELVHFPVCEGTSQPEPSCSDVRIAADKNYRSKASQESALKKMHEEEHHQQMSILQLQLIQMNEVHVAKIQQIERECEMAEEEHRIKMEVLNKKKMYWERKLQTITKEWPVSSFNRPFPNSP; translated from the exons ATGCAAAACGAAATAATAAAGCCTGCTAAATACTTCTCAGAAGTGGAGAAGAGTGTGCTGCTTGCATTagttgaaaaatacaaatatgtgcttgaatgtaaaaaaagtgatgcaagaACTATTGCTCTGAAACAACGTACCTGGCAAGCACTAGCTCATGAGTATAATTCACAGCCCAGTGTATCACTGCGAGACTTCaaacagttaaagaaatgcTGGGAAAATATCAAGGCACGGACAAAAAAGATAATGGCACATGAAAGGCGGGAGAAGGTAAAAAGAAGTATTAGTCCACTTATAAATACTCACATCATAGGGAAAGAGAAGATTGCCAGCATAATGCCTGAGCAAATGTACTTTTTGCAGAGCCCACCAGAAGAAGATTCTGAATATCAGCCTGATGCTTCTAGTCAAG AGTCATTTGTTGTCTCAAATAGAGAACTTTGTGATGAAGAGAAAGAGCTGGTACATTTCCCAGTATGTGAAGGTACCTCCCAACCTGAGCCTTCGTGTTCTGATGTCAGAATAGCAGCAGATAAGAACTACAGAAGTAAAGCATCTCAGGAAAGTGCTCTGAAAAAGATGCATGAGGAAGAACATCATCAGCAAATGTCAATTTTGCAACTGCAGTTAATCCAAATGAATGAAGTTCATGTggcaaaaatacagcaaatagaAAGAGAGTGTGAGATGGCTGAAGAAGAACACAGGATAAAAATGGAAGtgctaaataaaaagaaaatgtattggGAGAGAAAACTGCAGACCATCACAAAAGAATGGCCTGTGTCATCCTTTAACAGACCCTTTCCTAATTCACCTTAG